A genome region from Manihot esculenta cultivar AM560-2 chromosome 5, M.esculenta_v8, whole genome shotgun sequence includes the following:
- the LOC110615114 gene encoding laccase-6, with amino-acid sequence MANSSYSFMIVCLSLIMSGGYTVLSAADWPGGGSTRFYDFKVHTMTVKKLCNSKEIVAVNNKYPGPVVYAQQGDRIIVKVTNESPHNVTIHWHGVRQILSCWFDGPSYITQCPIQPGQSFTYEFTLVRQKGTFFWHAHVSWLRGTVYGAIVVYPKAGVPYPFKHPYEEHIVILGEYWLQDVVQLEQQVLASGAPSPPSNAYTINGHPGPNYNCSANDVYRLNVVPGKTYLLRLINAGVNMENFFAIANHKLTIVEADAEYTKPFTTDRVMLGPGQTMMVLVTADQPIGKYSMAVGPYMSAHGVSFQNNSAIAYFQYAGVVPNSISLPAKLPNFNDNLAVKTVMDGLRSLNASNVPKEIDANLFVTIGINVNKCRSKTPKQSCHGLNNGTMAASMNNISFIMPTVSILEAYYKGIEGFFTDDFPGAPLRFYDFVNGAPNNAPNDTNSVNGTRTKVLEYGSRVQIIMQDTGTVTTENHPIHLHGYSFYVVGYGTGNYDPKTAKLNLVDPPYMNTIGVPVGGWAAIRFVADNPGVWFMHCHFDVHQSWGLATVLIVKNGKGHLQTLPHPPADLPRC; translated from the exons ATGGCCAACTCGTCCTATTCTTTTATGATCGTATGCTTAAGCTTAATCATGTCCGGCGGCTACACtgttctttcggcggccgactGGCCTGGAGGGGGATCAACCAGGTTCTATGATTTCAAG GTTCATACAATGACCGTCAAAAAATTGTGCAACAGTAAAGAAATTGTGGCCGTCAATAATAAGTATCCTGGCCCTGTCGTTTACGCTCAACAAGGGGATCGAATAATCGTCAAAGTTACCAACGAGTCTCCTCACAATGTCACCATCCACTG GCACGGTGTCAGGCAGATACTCTCGTGCTGGTTTGATGGACCTTCATACATCACTCAGTGTCCGATTCAGCCTGGGCAGAGCTTCACGTACGAGTTCACTTTGGTTAGACAAAAGGGAACCTTCTTTTGGCATGCTCATGTTTCTTGGCTCAGGGGTACAGTTTATGGTGCCATTGTTGTGTACCCAAAAGCTGGTGTCCCATACCCATTTAAACACCCTTATGAAGAGCATATAGTAATTCTAG GGGAGTATTGGCTCCAGGATGTTGTACAGCTAGAGCAGCAAGTGCTAGCAAGCGGAGCACCTTCTCCACCGTCGAATGCCTATACCATCAATGGTCACCCTGGCCCTAACTACAATTGCTCTGCTAATG acGTATATAGGCTCAACGTCGTCCCAGGAAAAACCTATCTGTTAAGGTTGATAAACGCAGGAGTGAACATGGAAAACTTCTTTGCAATTGCTAATCACAAATTAACAATCGTAGAAGCCGATGCTGAGTACACAAAACCATTCACCACCGACCGTGTAATGCTCGGACCGGGACAAACAATGATGGTCCTCGTCACCGCCGATCAGCCCATTGGAAAGTATTCCATGGCCGTGGGACCTTACATGTCAGCTCATGGTGTCTCATTTCAGAACAATTCAGCAATTGCTTACTTTCAATACGCAGGTGTTGTCCCTAACAGCATTTCATTACCAGCTAAATTACccaattttaatgataatttagcTGTTAAGACAGTCATGGATGGCCTACGAAGCTTAAATGCTTCAAACGTACCAAAAGAGATTGATGCAAACCTCTTTGTCACTATTGGAATAAATGTCAACAAGTGCAGGTCCAAAACGCCAAAGCAAAGTTGCCACGGCCTTAATAATGGTACAATGGCAGCTTCCATGAACAATATAAGTTTCATTATGCCTACAGTTTCAATTTTGGAAGCCTATTACAAGGGGATTGAGGGATTTTTCACTGATGATTTCCCTGGAGCACCTCTTAGATTCTATGATTTTGTGAATGGGGCACCTAACAATGCCCCAAATGACACAAACTCAGTGAATGGGACAAGGACTAAGGTCCTTGAGTATGGAAGCAGGGTGCAAATCATTATGCAGGACACTGGAACAGTCACAACTGAAAATCACCCAATTCATCTCcatggctacagcttctatgtGGTGGGATACGGCACCGGCAACTATGACCCAAAAACAGCAAAACTCAATCTAGTGGATCCTCCATATATGAACACCATTGGAGTTCCAGTTGGGGGATGGGCAGCAATTCGATTTGTAGCAGATAATCCGG GGGTTTGGTTTATGCACTGTCATTTTGATGTACACCAATCATGGGGATTAGCTACGGTGCTGATAGTGAAGAATGGGAAAGGACACTTGCAGACGCTGCCACATCCTCCGGCAGATCTCCCTCGATGCTAG